One Paraburkholderia aromaticivorans genomic region harbors:
- the nuoI gene encoding NADH-quinone oxidoreductase subunit NuoI encodes MTAIQNFFKTFFLTELLKGLALTGRYTFQRKVTVQFPEEKTPISPRFRGLHALRRYENGEERCIACKLCEAVCPALAITIESETRADNTRRTTRYDIDLTKCIFCGFCEESCPVDSIVETHILEYHGEKRGDLYFTKDMLLAVGDRYEAEIAANKAADAPYR; translated from the coding sequence ATGACCGCAATCCAAAACTTTTTCAAGACCTTCTTCCTCACGGAACTGCTCAAAGGCCTCGCGCTGACCGGACGTTACACGTTCCAACGCAAGGTGACCGTGCAATTCCCGGAAGAGAAGACCCCAATCTCGCCGCGTTTCCGTGGGCTGCACGCGCTGCGCCGCTATGAAAACGGCGAAGAGCGCTGCATCGCCTGCAAACTGTGCGAAGCGGTGTGCCCGGCGCTCGCCATTACCATCGAATCGGAAACGCGCGCGGACAACACCCGCCGTACGACGCGTTACGACATCGACCTGACCAAGTGCATCTTCTGCGGTTTCTGCGAAGAGAGCTGCCCGGTCGATTCGATCGTCGAAACGCACATTCTCGAGTACCACGGCGAGAAGCGTGGCGACCTGTACTTCACGAAAGACATGCTGCTGGCCGTGGGCGATCGCTATGAAGCGGAGATCGCGGCGAACAAGGCAGCCGACGCACCGTATCGTTGA
- a CDS encoding NADH-quinone oxidoreductase subunit J: protein MEFTTVLFYIFALLLVVSGLKVITSRNPVASALFLVLAFFNAAAIWMLLQAEFLAILLVLVYVGAVMVLFLFVVMMLDINIDVLRKDFKRFVPMATLVGAIIVIETALILWHGYGATATALRDTTAAANGMGDWSNTRLIGKVIYTDYIFAFEVAGLVLLVAIIAAVALTTSHKKDSKRQNVSEQVKVRAQDRVRIVKMASEKTAATVAAEEAAAAAAAAADSAPAKNS, encoded by the coding sequence ATGGAATTCACGACCGTACTGTTCTACATCTTCGCGCTGCTCCTGGTGGTTTCAGGGCTGAAGGTGATCACCTCGCGCAACCCGGTGGCGTCCGCACTGTTTCTGGTGCTGGCGTTCTTCAACGCAGCCGCGATCTGGATGCTGCTGCAGGCCGAGTTCCTCGCGATCCTGCTCGTGCTCGTATACGTCGGCGCGGTGATGGTGCTGTTCCTGTTCGTCGTGATGATGCTGGACATCAACATCGACGTGCTGCGCAAAGACTTCAAACGCTTTGTGCCAATGGCCACGCTGGTGGGCGCGATCATCGTGATCGAAACCGCGCTGATCCTCTGGCACGGTTACGGCGCAACCGCCACGGCGCTGCGTGACACCACCGCCGCCGCGAACGGCATGGGCGACTGGTCGAACACGCGCCTGATCGGCAAGGTCATCTACACCGACTACATCTTCGCGTTCGAAGTGGCCGGTCTGGTGCTGCTGGTGGCGATCATCGCGGCGGTCGCGCTGACCACGAGCCACAAGAAAGACAGCAAACGTCAGAACGTCAGCGAGCAGGTCAAGGTACGTGCTCAAGACCGTGTGCGCATCGTCAAGATGGCATCGGAAAAGACCGCGGCAACCGTCGCGGCGGAAGAAGCCGCAGCGGCGGCAGCAGCAGCGGCCGACTCGGCACCGGCTAAGAACAGCTGA
- the nuoK gene encoding NADH-quinone oxidoreductase subunit NuoK, translating into MLTLAHYLVLGAILFAISIVGIFLNRRNVIIILMAIELMLLAVNTNFVAFSHYLGDVHGQIFVFFVLTVAAAEAAIGLAILVTLFRSLDTINVEDLDQLKG; encoded by the coding sequence ATGTTGACCCTTGCCCATTACCTTGTCCTCGGCGCGATCCTGTTTGCGATCAGCATCGTCGGCATTTTCCTGAACCGTCGCAACGTCATCATCATCCTGATGGCGATCGAACTGATGCTGCTCGCGGTGAACACCAATTTCGTCGCGTTCTCGCATTACCTCGGCGACGTGCACGGTCAGATCTTCGTTTTCTTCGTGCTGACGGTTGCGGCAGCTGAGGCGGCGATCGGACTCGCAATTCTGGTGACCCTGTTCCGTAGCCTCGACACGATCAATGTCGAGGACCTCGATCAGCTCAAAGGTTAA
- the nuoL gene encoding NADH-quinone oxidoreductase subunit L, translating into MSTTLNENLLLAIPLAPLAGSLIAGLFGKAVGRAGAHSVTILGVAIAFILSAIVYFQVLGGASFNATIYEWMSIGKTKFEIGFLVDSLTAMMMCVVTFVSLMVHIYTIGYMADDDGYQRFFSYIALFTFSMLMLVMSNNFLQLFFGWEAVGLVSYLLIGFYFTRETAIYANMKAFIVNRIGDFGFLLGIGLLFAFAGSMNYGDVFAKRTELAALSFPGTDWGLLTVACICLFIGAMGKSAQFPLHVWLPDSMEGPTPISALIHAATMVTAGIFMVARMSPLFELSDSALSFITVIGAITALFMGFLGIVQNDIKRVVAYSTLSQLGYMTVALGVSAYPVAIFHLMTHAFFKALLFLGAGSVIIGMHHDQDMRNMGGLRKYMPITWITSLVGSLALIGTPFFSGFYSKDSIIDAVKLSHLPGSDFAYFAVVASVFVTALYSFRMYFMVFHGKERFRDPKHPESPMGIEAAAHTHDGHGHDAHGHDSHGHGHDDHAHEPHETPWVVWLPLVLLAIPSVVIGAIGIGPMLFGDFFQHGVAFDKVIFIGENHPALHEMAEEFQGWAAMGLHSVAGLPVWLALAGVVVAWFLYLIRPDLPAVIKRAFGPIYTLLDNKYYMDKINEVVFARGAVAIGRGLWKEGDVVVIDGIVNGSARFIGWFAGVIRFLQSGYIYHYAFAMIIGMLGLLTLFVTLGGK; encoded by the coding sequence ATGTCAACGACACTCAATGAAAACCTGCTGCTGGCGATCCCGCTGGCACCGCTGGCCGGCTCCCTGATTGCGGGGCTGTTCGGGAAAGCGGTAGGGCGAGCCGGCGCACACTCGGTGACGATCCTCGGCGTGGCGATCGCGTTCATCCTTTCGGCCATTGTCTACTTTCAGGTGTTAGGCGGCGCGAGCTTCAACGCGACCATCTACGAATGGATGTCGATCGGCAAGACGAAGTTCGAGATCGGCTTCCTGGTCGACTCGCTGACGGCGATGATGATGTGCGTGGTGACCTTCGTGTCGCTCATGGTGCACATCTACACGATCGGCTACATGGCCGACGACGACGGCTACCAGCGCTTCTTCTCGTACATCGCGCTGTTCACGTTCTCGATGCTGATGCTCGTGATGAGCAACAACTTCCTGCAGCTGTTCTTCGGCTGGGAAGCGGTGGGTCTGGTGTCGTACCTGCTGATCGGCTTCTACTTCACCCGTGAGACCGCGATCTACGCGAACATGAAAGCGTTCATCGTGAACCGCATCGGCGACTTCGGGTTCCTGCTCGGCATCGGCCTGCTGTTCGCTTTCGCCGGTTCGATGAACTACGGCGACGTGTTCGCGAAGCGCACCGAACTCGCGGCATTGAGCTTCCCCGGCACGGACTGGGGTCTGCTGACGGTCGCCTGCATCTGCCTGTTCATCGGCGCGATGGGTAAGTCGGCGCAGTTCCCTCTGCACGTCTGGCTGCCGGATTCGATGGAAGGCCCGACGCCGATCTCCGCACTGATTCACGCGGCAACCATGGTGACGGCCGGTATCTTCATGGTCGCGCGCATGTCGCCGCTGTTTGAGTTGTCGGATAGCGCGCTGTCGTTCATTACGGTGATCGGTGCGATTACAGCGTTGTTCATGGGCTTCCTCGGGATCGTCCAGAACGACATCAAACGCGTGGTGGCTTACTCGACGTTGTCGCAGCTCGGTTACATGACGGTTGCACTCGGCGTGTCGGCGTACCCGGTTGCCATTTTCCACCTGATGACGCACGCGTTCTTCAAGGCGCTGCTGTTCCTCGGCGCGGGTTCCGTGATCATCGGCATGCACCACGATCAGGACATGCGCAACATGGGCGGCCTGCGCAAGTACATGCCGATCACGTGGATCACGTCGCTGGTGGGTTCGCTGGCGCTGATCGGGACACCGTTCTTCTCGGGCTTCTACTCGAAAGATTCGATCATCGACGCAGTGAAGCTGTCGCATCTGCCGGGCTCGGATTTCGCGTACTTCGCCGTGGTGGCGAGCGTCTTCGTGACCGCGCTGTATTCGTTCCGTATGTACTTCATGGTGTTCCACGGCAAGGAGCGCTTCCGCGATCCGAAGCATCCGGAATCGCCGATGGGCATCGAAGCCGCGGCCCACACGCATGACGGCCATGGCCACGACGCTCATGGTCACGATTCGCACGGCCACGGTCACGACGACCACGCTCACGAGCCGCACGAAACGCCGTGGGTGGTGTGGCTGCCGCTGGTGCTGCTGGCGATCCCGTCGGTGGTGATCGGTGCGATCGGCATCGGCCCGATGCTGTTCGGCGACTTCTTCCAGCACGGCGTGGCGTTCGACAAGGTGATCTTCATCGGCGAAAACCATCCGGCGCTGCATGAGATGGCTGAAGAATTCCAGGGCTGGGCGGCGATGGGTCTGCACTCGGTCGCGGGTCTGCCGGTCTGGCTGGCGCTCGCGGGTGTGGTGGTCGCATGGTTCCTGTACCTGATTCGTCCGGATTTGCCCGCTGTCATCAAGCGCGCGTTCGGTCCGATCTACACGCTGCTCGATAACAAGTACTACATGGACAAGATCAACGAAGTCGTGTTTGCGCGGGGCGCCGTGGCAATTGGCCGTGGTCTCTGGAAGGAAGGCGACGTCGTGGTGATCGACGGCATCGTCAACGGCAGCGCACGCTTTATCGGCTGGTTCGCCGGCGTGATCCGTTTCCTCCAATCCGGCTACATCTACCACTACGCGTTCGCCATGATTATCGGCATGTTGGGGCTCCTGACCCTGTTTGTAACGCTCGGCGGCAAATAA
- a CDS encoding NADH-quinone oxidoreductase subunit M has translation MHAYPILSIAIWLPILVGLLVLAIGSDQNPAPARWIALIGSVVSFLVTIPLITGFDSSTADLQFVEKASWIERFNITYHLGVDGISMWFVVLTALITVIVVIAAWEVITKNVGQYLAAFLILSGIMVGVFSSADGMLFYVFFEATLIPMYIIIGVWGGANRVYAAFKFFLYTLMGSLLMLVALLYLYIETGTFDLATWQHAQIAMTPQVLIFIAFFMAFAVKVPMWPVHTWLPDAHVEAPTGGSVVLAAIMLKLGAYGFVRFSLPITPDASHFLAPVVITLSLIAVIYIGLVAMVQTDMKKLVAYSSIAHMGFVTLGFFIFNQLGVEGAIVQMISHGFVSGAMFLSIGVLYDRMHSRQIADYGGVVNVMPKFAAFVMLFSMANCGLPGTSGFVGEFMVILAAVQYNFWIAGGAAFTLILGAAYTLWMYKRVYFGAIANDHVKGLLDINRREFFMLAVLAALTLFMGLYPKPFTDVMHVSVENLLSHVAQSKLPLPQ, from the coding sequence ATGCACGCTTATCCGATTCTCAGTATTGCGATCTGGTTGCCGATCCTCGTCGGCCTCCTGGTCCTGGCCATCGGTTCCGACCAGAACCCGGCTCCCGCGCGCTGGATTGCGCTGATCGGTTCGGTCGTCAGCTTTCTCGTGACGATTCCGCTGATTACCGGTTTTGATTCGAGCACCGCCGATCTGCAGTTCGTCGAAAAGGCGAGCTGGATCGAGCGCTTCAATATCACGTATCACCTGGGTGTCGATGGCATCTCGATGTGGTTCGTCGTGTTGACCGCATTGATCACGGTGATCGTCGTGATCGCCGCGTGGGAAGTGATTACCAAGAACGTGGGTCAGTACCTGGCCGCGTTCCTGATCCTGTCGGGCATCATGGTCGGCGTGTTCAGCTCGGCCGACGGCATGCTGTTCTACGTGTTCTTCGAAGCGACGCTGATTCCGATGTACATCATCATCGGCGTGTGGGGCGGGGCGAACCGTGTGTACGCGGCCTTCAAGTTCTTCCTGTACACGCTGATGGGCTCGCTGTTGATGCTGGTCGCGTTGCTGTACCTGTACATCGAGACCGGCACGTTCGACCTCGCCACGTGGCAGCATGCGCAGATCGCCATGACGCCTCAGGTGCTGATATTCATAGCGTTCTTCATGGCCTTCGCCGTGAAGGTGCCGATGTGGCCGGTTCACACGTGGTTGCCTGACGCCCACGTGGAAGCGCCGACCGGCGGCTCGGTCGTGCTGGCCGCGATCATGCTGAAGCTCGGCGCATATGGTTTCGTGCGCTTCTCGCTCCCGATCACGCCGGACGCGAGCCACTTCCTGGCGCCGGTCGTCATCACGCTGTCGCTGATCGCGGTGATCTACATCGGTCTCGTCGCGATGGTGCAGACGGACATGAAGAAGCTGGTCGCGTATTCGTCGATCGCGCACATGGGTTTCGTGACGCTCGGCTTCTTCATCTTCAACCAGCTCGGCGTGGAAGGCGCGATCGTGCAGATGATCTCGCACGGCTTCGTGTCGGGCGCGATGTTCCTGAGCATCGGCGTGCTGTACGACCGTATGCATTCGCGTCAGATCGCCGATTACGGCGGTGTCGTCAACGTGATGCCGAAGTTCGCGGCGTTCGTCATGCTGTTCTCCATGGCGAATTGCGGCCTGCCGGGCACCTCGGGTTTCGTCGGCGAATTCATGGTGATTCTGGCTGCGGTCCAGTACAACTTCTGGATTGCGGGTGGCGCGGCATTCACGCTGATTCTCGGCGCGGCCTACACGCTGTGGATGTACAAGCGCGTGTACTTCGGCGCGATCGCCAACGATCACGTGAAGGGTCTGCTCGACATCAACCGTCGCGAGTTTTTCATGCTGGCAGTGCTCGCCGCACTGACGCTGTTCATGGGCCTGTATCCGAAGCCCTTTACCGATGTGATGCACGTATCCGTGGAAAACCTCCTCTCCCACGTTGCGCAGTCAAAGCTGCCGTTGCCTCAGTAA
- the nuoN gene encoding NADH-quinone oxidoreductase subunit NuoN — MQNAPMTALLPDALVMLAVVVAWLNDTFVGQAGRRTTYFIAFFSTLVAGVWFAMNAFDPQVRYYFGHMYVVDSFANVMKAVVTLGYAVSIVYSRRYLEDRGLFRGEFFLLGMFSLLGQLVMISGNNFLTLYLGLELMSLSLYGAIALRRDAAPSNEAAMKYYVLGALASGFLLYGISMLYGATGSLDLNEVFKAIGTSHYDPSVLLFGVIFIVAGVAFKMGAVPFHMWVPDVYQGAPTAMTLMVGGGPKVAAFAWGLRFLVMGLLPLAVEWQQMLVILAALSLIVGNITGIVQRNVKRMLAYSAISNMGFVLLGLLAGVVDNKTTGAANAYGSAMFYSIVYLITTLGTFGVIMLLARRDFEADTLEDFKGLNQRSPVFAFVMMIMMFSLAGIPPAVGFYAKLAVLQATMNAGLTWLTVLAVITSLFGAFYYLRIVKLMYFDDPQDKSPILADSSTRALLALNGVAVLVLGIVPDPLLKACLQAIQHTLLL, encoded by the coding sequence ATGCAAAACGCCCCTATGACTGCTCTGTTGCCCGACGCGCTGGTGATGCTCGCCGTTGTCGTCGCGTGGCTCAACGACACGTTCGTCGGCCAGGCCGGTCGCCGTACCACGTACTTCATCGCGTTCTTCTCGACGCTGGTCGCCGGCGTCTGGTTCGCGATGAACGCGTTCGATCCACAAGTGCGCTACTACTTCGGCCACATGTACGTGGTGGATTCGTTCGCCAACGTGATGAAAGCGGTGGTGACGCTTGGCTACGCGGTGTCGATCGTCTATTCGCGACGTTACCTCGAAGATCGCGGCCTGTTCCGCGGCGAGTTCTTCCTGTTGGGCATGTTCTCGTTGCTCGGCCAGCTAGTCATGATCTCCGGCAACAACTTCCTGACGCTGTATCTCGGCCTGGAACTGATGTCGCTGTCGCTGTATGGTGCGATCGCCCTGCGTCGTGACGCAGCGCCGTCGAACGAAGCGGCCATGAAGTACTACGTGCTGGGCGCGCTGGCTTCCGGTTTCCTGCTGTACGGCATCTCCATGCTGTACGGCGCGACCGGTTCGCTCGACCTGAACGAAGTGTTCAAGGCGATCGGCACGAGCCACTACGATCCGAGCGTGCTGCTGTTCGGCGTGATCTTCATCGTGGCGGGCGTGGCGTTCAAGATGGGCGCGGTGCCGTTCCATATGTGGGTGCCTGACGTGTATCAAGGCGCTCCGACGGCGATGACGCTGATGGTCGGCGGCGGTCCGAAGGTTGCCGCATTTGCCTGGGGTCTGCGTTTCCTCGTGATGGGTCTGCTGCCGCTGGCCGTGGAATGGCAGCAAATGCTCGTGATTCTTGCTGCACTGTCGCTGATCGTCGGCAACATTACCGGTATCGTGCAACGCAACGTCAAGCGGATGCTCGCGTACTCGGCGATCTCGAACATGGGCTTCGTGCTGCTGGGTCTGCTGGCCGGCGTGGTCGACAATAAGACCACGGGTGCGGCCAATGCATACGGTTCGGCCATGTTCTACAGCATCGTGTATCTGATCACGACGCTGGGCACGTTCGGCGTCATCATGCTGCTGGCGCGCCGCGATTTCGAAGCGGACACGCTCGAAGACTTCAAGGGTCTGAATCAACGCAGCCCGGTGTTCGCCTTCGTGATGATGATCATGATGTTCTCGCTCGCCGGCATTCCGCCCGCGGTCGGTTTCTACGCGAAGCTCGCGGTGCTGCAGGCCACCATGAATGCCGGTTTGACTTGGCTGACGGTGCTGGCCGTGATCACCTCGCTGTTCGGCGCGTTCTACTACCTGCGTATCGTCAAGCTGATGTATTTCGATGATCCACAAGACAAGTCGCCCATTCTCGCTGACAGCAGCACGCGTGCTTTGCTCGCGCTCAATGGTGTCGCCGTGCTGGTGCTCGGTATCGTGCCGGACCCGTTGTTGAAGGCCTGCCTGCAGGCTATCCAGCACACGCTGCTGCTCTGA
- a CDS encoding DUF2818 family protein produces MSAAGWFIVLLALVGANLPFLNQRLFAAVPLKAAKKSAWLRIAELIVLYFVVGALGFLLEARAGNRFEQGWQFYAITFALFVVFAFPGFTFQFLVKRR; encoded by the coding sequence ATGTCGGCAGCGGGTTGGTTTATCGTGCTGTTGGCGCTGGTCGGCGCCAACTTGCCGTTCCTGAATCAGCGCCTCTTCGCCGCCGTGCCGTTGAAAGCGGCGAAGAAAAGCGCCTGGCTCCGGATTGCCGAATTGATCGTGCTGTATTTCGTGGTCGGCGCGCTCGGTTTTCTGCTGGAAGCGCGCGCGGGTAACCGCTTCGAACAGGGTTGGCAGTTCTACGCGATCACGTTCGCGCTCTTCGTGGTGTTCGCGTTCCCTGGCTTCACCTTCCAGTTTCTCGTCAAACGCCGCTGA
- a CDS encoding NUDIX domain-containing protein: MAELPDHDAALKETCIESKTIHQGPFLTLKCDTVRLPDGKHATREYVQHSGAVMVIPLFDDGRVLLESQYRYPMGKVMVEYPAGKLDPNEGALACAIRELREETGYTAREYVYLTRIHPIISYSTEFIDIYLARGLSAGERKLDEGEFLELFTATVPEMSEWVRTGKVSDVKTVIGTFWLEKVLSGAWPLAEPE, translated from the coding sequence ATGGCTGAACTTCCCGATCACGACGCCGCGCTCAAAGAGACCTGCATTGAGAGCAAAACGATCCATCAGGGGCCGTTTCTGACGCTCAAATGCGACACCGTTCGCCTGCCGGACGGCAAGCACGCCACGCGCGAATATGTTCAGCATTCCGGCGCCGTGATGGTGATTCCATTATTCGACGACGGCCGCGTGCTGCTCGAAAGCCAGTATCGCTATCCGATGGGCAAGGTCATGGTCGAGTATCCGGCCGGCAAGCTCGATCCGAACGAAGGCGCGCTGGCCTGTGCGATACGTGAGCTGCGGGAAGAGACAGGATATACCGCGCGCGAGTATGTTTATCTGACACGCATTCACCCGATCATTTCCTACTCGACCGAATTCATCGATATCTACCTCGCGCGCGGTTTGAGCGCCGGTGAGCGCAAGCTCGACGAAGGCGAATTTCTCGAACTGTTCACGGCGACTGTGCCCGAGATGTCCGAGTGGGTGCGCACCGGCAAGGTGTCTGATGTCAAGACGGTGATCGGCACGTTCTGGCTGGAGAAGGTGTTGTCGGGTGCGTGGCCGTTGGCGGAGCCGGAATAA
- a CDS encoding helix-turn-helix transcriptional regulator: MEYVFTLKYRLAAEDCDLDAIVERLGEAGCDDATVGIGQPGRIALFFTREGTSAFEALVSALQDIKRVVPSARLVEAGPDFVGLTDVAEVAGVSRQNMRKLMLSHAIDFPPPVHEGSASVWHLSDILDWLAARGGYDIKADVFDIARAVKQINLAKEARELEPRLGRQLECLVA; the protein is encoded by the coding sequence ATGGAATATGTGTTCACGTTGAAGTACCGGCTCGCGGCTGAAGACTGCGATCTTGACGCGATCGTCGAGCGTCTGGGTGAAGCCGGGTGCGACGACGCCACCGTTGGTATCGGGCAACCGGGCCGCATCGCGCTGTTTTTTACTCGCGAAGGCACGTCCGCATTCGAGGCGCTGGTCAGCGCTCTCCAGGACATCAAGCGAGTGGTGCCATCCGCGCGTCTTGTCGAGGCCGGCCCCGATTTCGTCGGCCTGACTGACGTCGCCGAAGTCGCCGGCGTGTCACGGCAAAACATGCGCAAGCTGATGCTGAGCCACGCAATCGACTTTCCGCCGCCGGTTCACGAGGGCAGTGCGTCGGTATGGCATCTGTCGGACATCCTTGACTGGCTCGCTGCGCGCGGCGGCTATGACATCAAGGCAGACGTGTTCGACATTGCGAGAGCGGTCAAGCAGATCAACCTCGCGAAAGAGGCACGCGAACTCGAGCCGCGGCTTGGCCGTCAACTGGAATGTCTTGTCGCATAG
- a CDS encoding DUF1178 family protein encodes MKVLDLQCPHGHRFEGWFASADDFESQQSRKLVECPMCGANEVSRLPSAPRLNLSGATETKAPAGAGEMQARVMRALREVLEKTENVGDRFAEEARRIHYNEAPARNIRGVTTPEDAKALVEEGIEVMPLPVPAALKEPLQ; translated from the coding sequence ATGAAGGTCCTCGATTTACAGTGTCCGCATGGCCATCGGTTCGAAGGCTGGTTCGCTTCGGCTGATGACTTCGAATCGCAGCAGTCCCGCAAGCTCGTCGAATGTCCGATGTGCGGTGCGAACGAGGTGAGCCGTTTGCCGTCGGCCCCGCGCCTGAACCTGTCGGGCGCGACCGAAACGAAAGCGCCAGCGGGCGCAGGGGAAATGCAGGCGCGTGTGATGCGCGCCTTGCGCGAGGTACTGGAAAAGACCGAGAACGTGGGCGACCGCTTCGCCGAGGAAGCACGGCGCATTCACTACAATGAAGCGCCCGCACGCAATATTCGCGGTGTCACGACACCGGAAGACGCGAAAGCCTTGGTCGAAGAAGGCATCGAAGTGATGCCGCTGCCGGTCCCGGCTGCCTTGAAGGAACCGCTGCAATAG